From the genome of Pelobacter propionicus DSM 2379, one region includes:
- a CDS encoding putative bifunctional diguanylate cyclase/phosphodiesterase, with the protein MQRHTISPPSRHHGNSTAPEALPANRSQQPNLGSGLPPFELQAGPHAIHGREKSYSRSYIQFRRQGELQALNKELQAATSDLREANRKLGQRVLELERRNRESAHQANGYLPGNDRSIGSIIIDPHLRIGVFNPGCARLFRLRPEDVGQPVDRLTRTIWDRDEFLSDILAAFQNGLPITRETRRGRESWLLAHLAPAYDLKGRVEALIVYFSDISPFKQEQERNRLLARMFQESNEAQLITGADGRIMGSNDSFSQLTGYTGEEIVGRTTRRLLAGQKSKELFATLAEALRSGNPWQGELHIRNKDGNVLSTWTTATPLRDERRKTINYTATLLDVAARAGREQDNEYRANHDALTGLLNRFSLMQRLAQSLEQARSDEHHFAVLFIDLDRFKEINDSLGHHMGDLLLVEVAARLVAAVRASDIVARLGGDEFVVAMPHIRSAIDPAFLADKIRRAISQPFLLEGHELLTTPSIGISVFPDDGGNVEELLKNADTAMYHAKSRGRNNYQFFMREMHAITRERLLLEHDLRLAVERNEFILHFQPQIDLATGLVIGVKAMLRWRHPLRGIITPDRFISTADASGLILRIDHLSLEMACRQLAATISLAHSIGTQVAAKGIEAEAQLNLLAAQRCDVGQGYLFSRPLAADRIVEFIRRHAGRAVWERNGTPPGMVAAPFLAETAPATFSSGE; encoded by the coding sequence ATGCAACGCCATACGATTTCCCCCCCATCCAGGCACCACGGCAACAGCACAGCTCCGGAAGCGCTTCCGGCGAATCGGAGTCAGCAGCCGAACCTGGGCAGCGGACTCCCTCCTTTCGAATTGCAAGCGGGGCCACACGCCATCCACGGCCGGGAGAAGTCATATTCCCGGAGCTACATTCAGTTCCGTCGCCAGGGGGAGCTGCAGGCACTGAACAAGGAGTTGCAGGCGGCCACCAGCGACTTGCGGGAGGCGAACCGGAAGCTCGGCCAACGAGTTTTGGAGCTGGAACGGAGGAATCGGGAATCAGCCCATCAGGCCAATGGGTACCTGCCGGGAAATGACCGGAGCATAGGCAGCATCATTATCGACCCGCACCTGCGAATCGGCGTCTTCAATCCGGGCTGTGCCCGACTCTTCAGGCTGCGGCCTGAAGATGTGGGCCAGCCTGTAGACCGCCTCACCCGCACCATCTGGGACCGGGATGAGTTCTTGAGCGACATCCTGGCGGCATTCCAAAACGGTCTCCCCATCACGCGGGAAACCCGCCGCGGCAGGGAGTCATGGTTGTTGGCCCATCTGGCCCCCGCATACGACCTGAAGGGCCGGGTGGAGGCGCTGATCGTCTACTTCAGCGACATTTCCCCATTCAAACAAGAGCAGGAGCGCAACCGGCTCCTGGCGCGGATGTTCCAAGAGAGCAACGAGGCGCAGCTCATAACCGGCGCCGACGGCCGGATCATGGGCAGCAACGACAGCTTCAGCCAGCTGACCGGTTACACGGGTGAAGAGATTGTCGGCCGCACCACCCGGCGACTGCTGGCTGGCCAAAAATCGAAGGAGCTCTTCGCGACGCTGGCCGAAGCGCTGCGCAGTGGAAACCCCTGGCAGGGAGAGCTGCACATCAGAAACAAGGACGGAAATGTCCTTTCCACCTGGACAACCGCAACCCCCCTGAGAGACGAACGACGGAAAACAATCAACTACACGGCCACGTTACTCGACGTTGCCGCTCGGGCAGGACGCGAACAGGACAACGAGTACCGGGCCAACCACGACGCACTGACCGGACTCCTCAACCGCTTCAGCCTGATGCAGCGCCTGGCTCAATCGCTGGAGCAGGCCAGGAGCGACGAGCACCACTTTGCGGTCCTGTTCATCGACCTGGACCGCTTCAAGGAGATCAATGACTCCCTGGGGCACCACATGGGGGACCTGCTGCTGGTCGAGGTCGCCGCCCGCCTGGTTGCCGCGGTACGCGCCTCCGACATTGTTGCCCGGCTGGGCGGTGACGAATTCGTGGTAGCGATGCCCCACATCCGGTCCGCCATCGATCCGGCCTTTCTGGCGGACAAGATACGGCGCGCCATCTCGCAACCTTTCCTGCTGGAGGGACACGAACTCCTCACCACCCCCAGCATCGGCATCAGCGTGTTTCCCGATGATGGAGGAAACGTGGAGGAATTGCTCAAGAATGCCGATACCGCCATGTACCACGCCAAATCCCGGGGGCGGAACAACTACCAGTTCTTCATGCGGGAGATGCACGCCATCACCCGGGAGCGCCTCCTGCTTGAACATGACCTGCGCCTGGCGGTGGAACGCAACGAGTTTATCCTGCACTTTCAGCCGCAGATTGACCTTGCGACCGGTTTGGTGATAGGTGTGAAGGCCATGCTGCGCTGGCGGCACCCCCTGCGCGGCATCATCACCCCCGACAGGTTTATCTCCACTGCCGATGCCTCGGGACTGATCCTGCGCATCGACCATCTCAGCCTGGAGATGGCATGCCGTCAGCTGGCGGCCACCATCTCCCTCGCCCACAGCATCGGCACGCAGGTTGCCGCCAAGGGGATCGAAGCGGAGGCTCAGCTGAACCTGCTTGCCGCTCAACGGTGCGACGTGGGACAGGGATACCTTTTCAGCCGTCCCCTTGCGGCGGACAGAATCGTGGAATTTATTCGCCGCCATGCCGGCCGGGCGGTGTGGGAGCGAAACGGAACACCCCCGGGGATGGTGGCTGCTCCGTTTCTGGCGGAAACAGCGCCAGCAACCTTCAGCTCAGGAGAGTAG
- a CDS encoding response regulator, with amino-acid sequence MIRVLIADDHVMFRQGLINLLTTAEDIHIAAECGDGATALELIRSLEPDIAVLDITMPKLDGISITRAMGNLGLATRAIILTMHDDPLMYGRAVSAGAHGFILKDDAYEELLSALRTVAAGGTAISRAIQHAAIEPEPPVAELTEREREILGLIAHGCTNRMIAQHLGISIKTVNNHRTNLMGKLNLHSTAELVRYSLLTGGL; translated from the coding sequence ATGATCCGGGTTCTCATCGCCGACGACCACGTCATGTTCCGCCAGGGACTCATCAACCTGCTGACAACCGCTGAAGACATCCATATCGCCGCCGAATGCGGCGACGGCGCCACGGCCCTGGAACTGATCCGCTCCCTGGAACCGGACATCGCCGTGCTGGACATCACCATGCCCAAGCTGGACGGCATCTCCATCACCCGCGCCATGGGGAACCTGGGGCTGGCGACGAGGGCGATCATCCTGACCATGCACGATGACCCCCTGATGTATGGCCGGGCCGTCAGCGCCGGGGCGCACGGCTTCATCCTCAAGGACGATGCCTACGAGGAACTCCTGAGCGCCCTGCGTACCGTGGCCGCGGGAGGAACCGCCATCAGCCGTGCCATACAGCATGCCGCAATCGAGCCGGAGCCGCCCGTGGCGGAGCTGACGGAACGGGAGAGAGAGATCCTGGGGCTGATAGCCCACGGCTGCACCAACCGCATGATCGCCCAACATCTGGGCATCAGCATCAAGACCGTCAACAACCATCGCACCAACCTGATGGGCAAGCTCAACCTCCACTCCACTGCCGAACTGGTCCGCTACTCCCTCCTGACCGGTGGCCTGTAG
- a CDS encoding chemotaxis protein CheB encodes MPAVDPISEETTSPTCSYIVGIGASAGGLNALEQFFDNMPPTSGMAFVVIQHLSPDFKSLMDDLLSRHTSMSIHRVTNGIDLRPDTVYLIPPKSQMTVREQKLYLTEKTSSQHLELPIDIFFKSLAEDVAERAIGIILSGTGSDGSRGIRSIHNNGGLVLAQSPESAQFDGMPRNAIAAGVCDLILPPDRMPRILVEYAANPLLIRGKLRHDLDVFEDEGEFAEIFALLRRSYDLDFSKYKGSTVGRRIRRRMEFRQIPEVADYASILSGDHGELESLYKDLLIGVTEFFRDKQAFRHLEQEIVPKLFTRLQAGEDLRVWSTGCATGEEAYSLAILLAERAEDMGFMGKITVFATDVHRSSLDIASQGIYERERLTNVSPARLERFFRKEGGNLFRICAELRKIVVFAPHNLLKDPPFTRLDLICCRNLLIYFQPAVQEKIISLFHFALKTDGILFLGTSEGLGAFADDFEVVAGQHKMFRKIRDLKLAITLDTVRSDKERSQALPLLQPTQSKMVNLDRQLLFDYDTLMRRHMPPGVLISENRQIIHYFGNVSEYLRMPEGRIENDILQLAEDNLHIALSTALLRVTKSRQSVRTRNVRVKRGAEEFLVDLSVEPIPDDKSRTSHYHIFFERVRTTETPENIDEGSFDSNQQFRQHLQDLEMELQSTRENLQTTVEELQTSNEELQAANEELLAANEELQSTNEELHSVNEELYSVNSEFERKNIELKQLNTDHDNLLASIDIGTIFLDNQMRIRKFNQAIVSFFRLLPQDIGRPIDHIAYHLSRQEELLADIQRVLNEGICLENEETTRDGTCLLNRIVPFRTETGQIEGVVITFTDISRVKEAEIKVTRLNEELTGLNADLENKVAERTQELREEVRERQSAEEAVREQDRFTRSSLDALTAHICVIDESGSIIITNRSWSEYATTNCSRKCADDSFVCSLYLLCEKKKFSHDSGNVSPSPQFLATANPKPEGNSTKFFEGVAAALSGEQPEFVMEYTCSSTKGRKWFIVRVNGFTSNGRRYAVIAHENITARKQMEEELSHNQEQLKEINRSLGERIDESVLELRRKDQFLISQSRRAAMGEMIAHIAHQWRQPLNALSLMLADIEGAQSYNELTPEYLQQSLVDCNILIQKMSSTIDDFRNFFKPDKEIVAFSAQQQINAAISLVAPEFRGSNIDIRFDAPHDVTLLGFPNEFSQVLLNLISNAREAVSSTDSDKGLIEIELKESNGQGCVVVRDNGGGIPNEIHSRIFEPYFSTKTHGTGIGLSMSKMIIERNMGGNLEARNIEGGSEFLVTIPLANSNQ; translated from the coding sequence ATGCCAGCAGTAGATCCGATCAGTGAAGAGACAACCTCGCCCACCTGCAGCTACATCGTCGGCATCGGCGCCTCCGCCGGAGGGCTGAACGCCCTGGAGCAGTTTTTCGACAACATGCCCCCCACCAGCGGCATGGCGTTCGTGGTCATCCAGCACCTTTCGCCGGACTTCAAGAGCCTGATGGACGACCTGCTTTCCCGCCACACCTCCATGTCCATCCACCGGGTGACCAACGGCATCGATCTCAGACCTGACACCGTTTACCTGATCCCCCCCAAAAGCCAGATGACGGTCAGGGAACAGAAGCTGTACCTGACCGAAAAGACCTCCAGCCAGCACCTGGAACTCCCCATCGACATCTTCTTCAAGTCACTGGCCGAAGACGTGGCCGAGCGGGCCATCGGCATCATCCTCTCCGGCACCGGCTCCGACGGCTCCCGCGGCATCAGATCGATCCATAACAACGGCGGCCTGGTGCTGGCCCAGTCGCCCGAGTCGGCCCAGTTCGACGGTATGCCGCGCAACGCCATAGCGGCGGGGGTATGCGACCTGATCCTCCCGCCGGACCGTATGCCGCGCATCCTGGTGGAATACGCCGCCAATCCCCTCCTGATACGCGGCAAACTGCGCCATGACCTGGATGTGTTCGAGGACGAAGGGGAGTTCGCCGAGATTTTCGCCCTCCTGCGCCGCAGCTACGATCTGGATTTCTCCAAATACAAGGGCTCCACCGTGGGGCGCCGCATCAGGCGCCGCATGGAATTCCGCCAGATTCCCGAGGTAGCGGATTACGCTTCGATCCTGTCCGGCGACCATGGAGAGCTGGAATCGCTTTACAAGGACCTGCTGATCGGTGTCACCGAATTTTTCCGCGACAAGCAGGCCTTCCGCCATCTGGAGCAGGAGATTGTGCCCAAACTGTTCACCAGGCTGCAGGCAGGAGAAGATCTGCGAGTCTGGTCAACGGGCTGCGCCACCGGGGAGGAAGCCTACTCTCTGGCCATCCTCCTGGCCGAGCGGGCCGAGGACATGGGGTTCATGGGCAAGATCACCGTCTTTGCCACCGACGTGCACCGTTCATCGCTGGATATTGCCTCCCAGGGAATATACGAACGGGAACGCCTGACCAACGTCAGCCCGGCGCGCCTGGAGCGTTTCTTCAGGAAGGAGGGGGGCAACCTGTTCCGGATCTGCGCGGAGCTGCGCAAGATTGTGGTCTTCGCCCCCCACAACCTGCTCAAGGACCCTCCCTTTACCCGGCTGGACCTGATCTGTTGCCGCAACCTGCTGATCTACTTCCAGCCGGCCGTACAGGAAAAGATCATCTCCCTGTTCCACTTCGCCCTCAAGACGGACGGCATCCTGTTTCTGGGGACCAGCGAGGGATTGGGCGCGTTCGCCGACGACTTCGAGGTTGTCGCCGGCCAGCACAAGATGTTCCGCAAGATCCGCGACCTGAAACTGGCTATCACCCTGGACACGGTGCGCTCCGACAAGGAACGCTCCCAGGCGCTGCCGCTCTTGCAGCCGACCCAGAGCAAGATGGTCAACCTGGACCGGCAGCTCCTGTTCGACTACGACACCCTCATGCGCAGGCACATGCCGCCCGGAGTGCTGATCAGCGAGAACCGCCAGATCATCCACTACTTTGGCAACGTGTCGGAATATCTGCGCATGCCGGAGGGGCGCATCGAAAACGATATTCTGCAGTTGGCCGAGGACAACCTGCACATCGCCCTCAGCACGGCGCTGCTGCGGGTCACCAAGTCCCGTCAGAGCGTCAGAACCCGCAATGTGCGCGTCAAGCGGGGTGCGGAAGAATTCCTGGTGGACCTGAGCGTGGAGCCGATACCGGATGACAAGAGCCGCACCAGCCATTACCACATCTTTTTCGAACGGGTCCGGACGACGGAGACCCCCGAGAACATCGACGAGGGCAGCTTCGACAGCAACCAGCAGTTCCGGCAGCACCTGCAGGACCTGGAGATGGAGTTGCAGTCGACCCGCGAGAACCTGCAGACCACCGTGGAGGAGTTGCAGACCAGCAACGAAGAACTCCAGGCGGCCAATGAGGAACTTCTTGCGGCCAACGAGGAGTTGCAGAGCACCAACGAGGAGCTGCATTCGGTCAACGAGGAGCTGTACTCGGTCAACTCGGAGTTCGAGCGGAAGAACATCGAGCTGAAACAGCTCAACACCGACCACGACAACCTGCTGGCCAGCATCGACATCGGCACGATCTTCCTGGACAACCAGATGCGCATTCGCAAGTTCAACCAGGCCATTGTCTCCTTCTTCAGACTGCTCCCCCAGGACATCGGTCGGCCCATCGATCACATCGCCTATCACCTCTCCCGACAGGAAGAACTCCTGGCCGACATCCAGCGCGTCCTGAACGAAGGAATCTGCCTGGAAAACGAGGAAACGACCCGGGACGGCACATGCCTGCTCAACCGCATCGTCCCCTTTCGAACCGAAACCGGCCAGATCGAGGGGGTGGTAATCACCTTCACGGATATCTCGCGGGTCAAGGAGGCGGAAATAAAAGTGACCCGCCTCAACGAAGAGCTCACCGGGCTGAACGCAGACCTGGAGAACAAGGTGGCCGAACGGACCCAGGAGCTGCGGGAAGAGGTCCGCGAGCGCCAGAGCGCCGAGGAGGCCGTGCGGGAACAGGACCGGTTCACCCGTTCATCACTGGATGCGCTGACCGCCCATATCTGCGTGATCGATGAATCGGGCAGCATCATCATCACAAACCGTTCCTGGTCCGAGTACGCCACAACCAACTGTTCCCGTAAATGCGCCGACGACAGCTTTGTCTGCAGTCTGTACCTGCTGTGCGAAAAGAAGAAGTTCAGCCATGATTCGGGGAACGTCTCACCCTCTCCGCAGTTCCTTGCGACGGCAAATCCGAAACCGGAAGGCAATTCAACGAAGTTTTTCGAAGGGGTCGCCGCGGCCCTGTCCGGCGAACAGCCCGAGTTTGTCATGGAGTACACCTGCAGTTCGACTAAGGGCCGAAAATGGTTCATTGTCAGGGTGAACGGGTTTACCTCGAATGGGCGCCGCTATGCGGTCATAGCCCATGAGAACATCACTGCCCGGAAGCAGATGGAAGAGGAATTGTCCCATAACCAGGAACAACTCAAAGAAATCAACCGTTCACTGGGGGAGCGTATAGACGAGTCCGTACTGGAACTGCGCAGAAAGGACCAATTCCTGATCAGCCAGAGCAGACGTGCCGCAATGGGAGAAATGATCGCCCATATTGCCCATCAGTGGCGGCAACCGCTGAACGCGCTCAGCCTGATGCTGGCTGATATCGAAGGAGCGCAATCTTACAATGAGCTGACACCGGAATACCTGCAACAATCCCTTGTCGACTGCAATATACTGATCCAGAAAATGTCTTCCACCATCGACGATTTCCGTAATTTTTTCAAACCGGACAAGGAAATTGTCGCCTTTTCCGCGCAACAGCAGATCAATGCCGCCATCTCGTTGGTAGCCCCGGAGTTCCGGGGCAGCAACATCGATATCCGTTTCGATGCGCCGCATGATGTAACCCTGCTGGGGTTTCCCAATGAATTTTCCCAGGTGCTGCTCAACCTGATTTCCAACGCCAGGGAAGCGGTCAGCTCCACGGATTCGGATAAAGGGTTGATTGAAATAGAACTAAAGGAAAGCAACGGACAGGGGTGCGTCGTGGTGCGTGATAACGGCGGCGGTATACCAAACGAAATTCACTCCAGGATTTTCGAGCCCTATTTTTCAACCAAAACTCATGGGACCGGCATCGGTCTGTCCATGTCAAAGATGATTATCGAACGCAACATGGGGGGAAACCTCGAGGCGCGCAACATTGAGGGGGGATCGGAGTTCCTCGTCACAATCCCGCTTGCAAACAGCAATCAGTAA
- the phoU gene encoding phosphate signaling complex protein PhoU: MERREHISATFDLELDELRNNILAMGGKVEMMIADSVAALANRDSALAERIIAMDREVNGLEVAIDEKCLQLLALRQPAARDLRFITLALKIVTDLERIGDQCTSVAKRVKELNEEPPLKPYIDIPRMAHWTETMVREALDAFVRGDVDLAIKVCTDDQTVDDLNVQIQRELLTFMIEEPATISRAIKLNYISKCLERIADHATNIAEMVIFMVKGKDIRHTMP, from the coding sequence ATGGAAAGAAGAGAGCACATCAGCGCGACATTCGACCTGGAACTGGACGAACTGCGCAACAACATCCTGGCCATGGGGGGCAAGGTGGAGATGATGATCGCCGATTCGGTGGCTGCCCTGGCCAACCGGGATTCGGCCCTGGCCGAGCGGATCATCGCCATGGACCGCGAGGTGAACGGGCTGGAGGTGGCCATCGACGAGAAGTGCCTGCAACTTTTGGCCCTGCGCCAGCCCGCTGCCCGGGACCTGCGCTTCATCACCCTGGCGCTGAAGATCGTCACCGACCTGGAGCGCATCGGCGACCAGTGCACCAGCGTCGCCAAACGGGTCAAGGAGCTGAACGAGGAGCCGCCGCTCAAGCCGTACATCGACATCCCCCGCATGGCCCACTGGACGGAGACCATGGTCAGGGAGGCGCTGGACGCCTTCGTGCGCGGCGACGTGGATCTGGCCATCAAGGTCTGCACCGACGACCAGACCGTGGACGACCTGAACGTCCAGATCCAGCGCGAGCTGCTGACCTTCATGATCGAGGAGCCGGCTACGATCTCCCGGGCCATCAAGCTCAACTACATCTCCAAGTGCCTTGAGCGCATCGCCGACCACGCCACCAACATCGCCGAGATGGTGATCTTCATGGTCAAGGGGAAGGACATCCGCCACACCATGCCGTAG
- the pstA gene encoding phosphate ABC transporter permease PstA has protein sequence MKTYLKTGEPFVLLTGAALALVLLMTMTLIGVVMTNGLGYFWPRELVRYELKDGSVALGQLVASEKNPDTGGHRLQLKVSNRDVFGQDFRWIDEQEISSRSIPKNAVLIERKEHGNYVGFLKNVQAEGLVSETTGDPWELLTRARSALQPRVEAIAELKEKMSDLNHEAEQLRLKILKLEYNGRQQNAASIGELTATRENILTRFDALNEQMSARQTELAAFKAELVDAGGGLKEVELTEIVRVQRPNSMSLAAKIAAYAERIRELLLDDPRESNTEGGLFPAIFGTVMMVLLMSVFSLPFGVIAAVYLREYAKDGLLTRMVRIAVNNLAGVPSIVYGVFGLGFFVYGIGGSLDQLFFPERLPTPTFGTGGILWSSLTLALLTVPVVIIATEESLASIPRGIREGSLALGATKFQTLTRILLPMATPGIMTGLILSMARAAGEVAPLMIVGVVKLAPTLPFDGYFPFFHMDRKFMHLGFHIYDVGFQSPNVEAAKPMVYVTTMLLIAIVIVASSLAIRFRTRMRKRYVTSNF, from the coding sequence ATGAAAACCTATCTGAAAACCGGCGAACCGTTTGTCCTCCTGACCGGAGCGGCCCTGGCCCTGGTGCTGCTCATGACCATGACGCTGATCGGCGTGGTCATGACCAATGGCCTGGGCTACTTCTGGCCCCGCGAGCTGGTGCGCTACGAACTGAAGGACGGCAGCGTCGCCCTGGGGCAGCTGGTTGCCAGCGAAAAGAACCCGGACACCGGCGGCCACCGCCTCCAGCTCAAGGTATCCAACCGTGACGTATTCGGACAGGATTTCCGCTGGATCGACGAGCAGGAGATCAGCAGCCGAAGCATCCCCAAGAACGCGGTGTTGATTGAGCGCAAAGAACATGGCAACTATGTCGGTTTTCTGAAAAACGTCCAGGCTGAAGGCCTTGTATCCGAAACAACAGGCGACCCCTGGGAGCTCCTTACCCGGGCCAGGAGTGCCCTGCAGCCCAGGGTCGAGGCCATCGCTGAACTGAAGGAGAAGATGTCCGACCTGAACCATGAGGCCGAGCAATTGCGCCTGAAGATCCTCAAGCTCGAGTACAACGGGCGCCAGCAGAACGCCGCCAGTATCGGAGAGTTGACAGCCACCAGGGAGAACATCCTGACCAGGTTCGACGCGCTCAACGAGCAGATGAGCGCACGGCAGACCGAGCTGGCCGCGTTCAAGGCTGAGCTTGTGGATGCCGGCGGGGGCCTGAAAGAGGTGGAGCTGACGGAGATTGTCCGGGTACAGCGGCCCAACTCCATGTCCCTTGCGGCCAAGATAGCCGCCTACGCCGAACGGATTCGCGAACTACTGCTGGACGACCCGCGGGAATCCAACACCGAGGGGGGGCTCTTCCCGGCCATCTTCGGCACGGTGATGATGGTGCTCCTGATGAGCGTCTTCTCCCTCCCCTTCGGCGTCATCGCCGCAGTCTATTTGCGGGAATACGCCAAAGACGGTCTGCTGACCCGCATGGTGCGCATCGCGGTCAACAACCTGGCCGGCGTCCCCTCCATCGTCTACGGCGTGTTCGGTCTGGGCTTCTTCGTCTACGGCATCGGCGGTAGCCTGGACCAGCTCTTCTTTCCTGAGCGACTGCCCACGCCCACCTTCGGCACCGGCGGTATCCTCTGGTCCAGCCTGACCCTGGCGCTTTTGACGGTCCCGGTGGTAATCATCGCCACGGAAGAATCCCTGGCCTCCATCCCCCGCGGCATCCGCGAGGGTTCCCTGGCCCTGGGAGCGACCAAGTTCCAGACCCTGACGCGAATCCTGCTCCCCATGGCCACTCCCGGCATCATGACCGGCCTGATCCTCTCCATGGCCCGGGCAGCGGGTGAAGTGGCGCCGCTGATGATCGTGGGGGTGGTCAAACTGGCGCCGACGCTCCCCTTCGACGGCTACTTCCCCTTCTTCCACATGGACCGCAAGTTCATGCACCTGGGATTCCACATCTATGACGTGGGCTTCCAGTCACCCAACGTGGAGGCGGCCAAGCCCATGGTCTATGTCACCACCATGCTGCTGATCGCCATCGTGATCGTCGCCAGCAGCCTGGCGATCCGCTTCCGCACCAGGATGCGCAAGCGCTACGTAACCTCCAACTTCTGA
- the pstB gene encoding phosphate ABC transporter ATP-binding protein PstB, whose translation MTHTHTPADAILSVRDLNLHYGDKHALKNINLDMARNQVTAFIGPSGCGKSTLLRCFNRMNDLVDNVRIQGSITFEGEEVNTPDMDVISLRRRIGMVFQQSNPFPKSIYENIVYGLRIAGVSDRAILDETVERSLKNAAIWDEVKDRLHDSALGLSGGQAQRICIARAIAVNPDIILMDEPCSALDPISTLKIEELIDELKRKYTIIIVTHNMQQAARVSDVTAFFYLGELIEAGETRSIFTNPEKKQTEDYITGRFG comes from the coding sequence ATGACACACACCCACACCCCGGCGGACGCCATCCTGTCGGTCAGGGACCTGAACCTGCACTACGGCGACAAACACGCGCTGAAGAACATCAACCTGGACATGGCCCGTAACCAGGTGACCGCCTTCATCGGCCCCTCGGGCTGCGGCAAGTCCACGCTTTTGCGCTGCTTCAATCGCATGAACGACCTGGTGGACAACGTGCGCATCCAGGGGAGCATCACCTTCGAGGGGGAGGAGGTCAACACCCCGGACATGGACGTGATATCCCTGCGCCGCCGCATCGGCATGGTCTTCCAGCAGTCCAACCCCTTTCCCAAGTCGATCTACGAGAACATCGTCTACGGCCTGCGCATCGCCGGCGTCAGCGACCGGGCGATTCTGGACGAGACGGTGGAACGCAGCCTGAAGAACGCAGCCATCTGGGACGAAGTCAAGGATCGCCTGCACGACTCGGCCCTGGGGCTGTCCGGCGGCCAGGCCCAGCGCATCTGCATCGCCCGCGCCATCGCCGTGAACCCGGACATCATCCTGATGGACGAGCCCTGTTCGGCCCTGGACCCCATCTCGACCCTGAAGATCGAGGAGTTGATCGACGAACTGAAGCGCAAGTACACCATCATCATCGTCACCCACAACATGCAGCAGGCAGCCCGGGTGTCGGACGTGACCGCCTTCTTCTACCTGGGGGAACTGATCGAGGCCGGGGAGACCCGTTCCATCTTCACCAACCCGGAGAAGAAGCAGACCGAGGATTACATCACCGGGCGCTTCGGGTAG
- a CDS encoding sensor histidine kinase: MGEKKQTAGRSSCSVGDFFRLACEEHGAAMLLVDPAHGAIVRANQQACVLLGETGSELEGKGITDIFLPNGDISPPRDLETNRTGLRRDTNGEERPIEILPRRLPLREGDILFCVLRDMTEPTGFRHERAEQDNVRRQLEIVVEERTGQLNETMEALRQETARRQQIETNVTTMRENLENQERARVARDIHDGIGQTLQAIKLQLKIRQARCREGEPCGGQALNEIIGELTSAATELREIILALRPLFLEDTDLDLAVRSLCERSAKRTGLDVRAECQGSFRGLGSSFKLSIFRICQEALTNIVKHSGCRSALIRLEREPHTMRITIRDDGRGGVSCPTIISQEGSGLAIMRERAELLGGALSVISPPGMGTAITVEVPLQ, from the coding sequence ATGGGCGAGAAAAAGCAGACAGCAGGCCGGTCATCCTGTTCGGTGGGGGATTTCTTTCGACTCGCCTGCGAAGAGCATGGCGCGGCGATGCTCCTGGTCGATCCGGCACATGGCGCCATCGTCAGAGCCAACCAGCAAGCCTGTGTCCTCCTGGGAGAGACCGGTTCAGAGTTGGAGGGAAAGGGAATCACGGATATTTTCCTGCCGAATGGGGATATCAGTCCCCCCCGTGACCTCGAAACCAATCGCACCGGCCTGCGCAGAGACACAAACGGCGAGGAGCGACCGATTGAGATCCTGCCCCGACGCCTGCCACTGCGGGAGGGAGACATCCTCTTCTGCGTGCTGCGCGACATGACGGAGCCGACCGGGTTTCGGCATGAACGGGCGGAGCAGGATAACGTCAGGCGCCAGCTGGAAATCGTCGTGGAGGAGAGGACAGGGCAGCTGAACGAAACCATGGAGGCACTCAGGCAGGAAACAGCCAGACGCCAGCAGATCGAAACCAATGTGACCACCATGCGGGAAAACCTGGAAAACCAGGAACGCGCGAGGGTGGCCCGCGATATCCACGACGGCATCGGCCAGACCCTGCAGGCGATAAAACTGCAGCTCAAGATACGTCAGGCCCGCTGCAGGGAAGGAGAGCCGTGCGGCGGTCAGGCACTGAACGAGATTATCGGGGAGCTGACGTCGGCCGCCACGGAACTGCGTGAAATTATTTTGGCTCTACGGCCGCTGTTCCTGGAGGACACCGACCTGGACCTGGCGGTCAGGTCACTGTGCGAGCGGAGCGCGAAACGGACCGGCCTTGACGTGCGGGCGGAGTGTCAGGGCTCATTCCGCGGTCTCGGTTCCTCCTTCAAACTCTCTATCTTCCGCATCTGCCAGGAGGCACTCACCAACATCGTCAAGCATTCCGGTTGCCGTTCGGCACTCATCCGCCTGGAACGCGAGCCGCATACCATGCGCATCACCATCCGTGACGACGGCAGAGGAGGGGTCTCCTGCCCGACCATCATCAGCCAGGAAGGATCGGGACTGGCTATCATGCGCGAACGGGCCGAACTTCTGGGCGGCGCTTTATCCGTCATCTCGCCACCCGGCATGGGCACCGCCATCACCGTGGAGGTACCGTTGCAATGA